The bacterium genome segment GATTATTTGCAGGCCTCAATGATAGCGACTTTCTCTTGTTCAACGGCTTCAACCATATCAAGAAGTTTCTTATCCAGCATTCTAACCTTGTCAGTTCCTTCTACCTTCCTCATTGCTCTTACTCTTGAACCGATAAAGAATTCTTTAATGGCAGAAGGCAGGGCTTCAGCGTCTGCTTGTGTAAAAATAAACTCCTTTTTGTATGAACTTATGAATTGTTTGATTTTTTTGATATCAATTTTGCACGGTTGTACAAGAGACCATATATTATTTCCGTCAAGTTCTTGTCGTCTTTCAAAGCAGAAATATACCAACCCTCTTGATATATCATACAGAGTGTTCTGGTAAGATGCCCAATCAAAATCGAATATGCCTCCCACAATATTGTTTTTGAATTTTATGTTTGCGCTTGTGTAATCTCCATGTGTTATTGAATGAGTGAGGTTTTTTACGGAAAAACTTTCAATAAGGGTATCAAGTAGTTCAATACACTTGCTAACGGTTTCTTGCTTATAAAAAATTTTAGGATGCTTATTTATAGTTTTTAACAACTCAGTTTTTATCTCAGACGACATAAATTCCCGTTTCCAGTTTTTCTTTCCTTCTGGAACAAAATCTTTCAATATCCTGTGCATTTTCCCGAGTGTTTCAGCAGCATGCTCCATCTGTTCCCTATTTCCTTGAGAAAATGTATTTAGGTTTTCAATATATTCAGATAGTTCGTATTCCGCTTCCATAGAATATGAAGGAACAACGACAGGCAGCCCGTTTTTTGAAAGATACCTTATTACAGAAAGGTCAAAAAGAAGAACCTGAACGGGTGTGAATTCTTTGCGTCTTTTCTTCAACAGATACCTTTTCCCTGAATATGTGAAAAGATACTTTGGGGAACCAGTTCCACCTCCCACTGAGATATTGGTGGGGGTTTTTATCCCGAAATATTCAAGTATTCTGTGCACCACGCTCTCTTTTTCCATTTTAATTATCCCTGAAAATGTCTTTATTGTAGAAATTCTAACATTTTTTGCCTTTAATTGCTACATATATTATAATACTTTCTTATGAGAATCGGTACAGGTTTTGATATCCATAGATTTGCAGAAGGCAGAAAGTTCATACTTGGCGGAGTAAGCATCCCTTTTGAAAAAGGGTTGTTAGGTCATAGCGATGGCGATGTTCTCCTCCACTCTCTTTCTGACGCTATATTGGGAGCAATGGGAAAACCTGATATCGGATACTATTTTCCTGATACCGATCAAAGCTTGAAAGGGCTTGATAGTATGCTCATTTTGGAAAAAGCATTATCGATAATGGAGTCTGAAAGTTTTCAAATAGAAAACTTAGATGTTGTTCTTATATGTGAGAAACCAAAGTTGCTACCTTTTTTTGGATATATCAGAGAAAAGCTCTCTACAGTAATGAACATTTCAGAGAGCAGAATAGGCTTGAAAGCTAAAACTTTTGAGAGAATAGGTGATATAGGTAGCGGGGTTGCCTGTGCCTGCCTTGTCTCAGTTCTTCTTGCCGAAAAGGGATAGTTTTTTCGCGCAATAACTACCGGGAGGTCTTTTTGAGTAAAAATATAAAAAAATCAATGTTTGCCAACATTATAATACTACTGATTTTAATTCCACTATTTATTGTTGTTAGTAACGTTGTAAATAAGAAAAAACTTAATAATGAATCTTGTTACAATATTGTTGAAGGGTCTATTTCTGAGGGCGATTTGCTTGGAAACATTTTTTTGAACCAGGGTATAAGTGCTGATGAATCCCATCTTATTACAAATTCTTTAACAAAGATTTTTAATGTAAGAAGATGTGGTGTTGGTAATAGGTGGAAAATCTATTTTGATGAAGAAGATAAATTTGTAAAATTTGAATATTACGATGGTCCAATAGATTTTTATGTAGTAGAAGCTGACAGAGAAAACAATGTTTATAATGCTTCCGCAAATCAGATAGAAAC includes the following:
- the ispF gene encoding 2-C-methyl-D-erythritol 2,4-cyclodiphosphate synthase; its protein translation is MRIGTGFDIHRFAEGRKFILGGVSIPFEKGLLGHSDGDVLLHSLSDAILGAMGKPDIGYYFPDTDQSLKGLDSMLILEKALSIMESESFQIENLDVVLICEKPKLLPFFGYIREKLSTVMNISESRIGLKAKTFERIGDIGSGVACACLVSVLLAEKG
- a CDS encoding phosphotransferase, whose product is MEKESVVHRILEYFGIKTPTNISVGGGTGSPKYLFTYSGKRYLLKKRRKEFTPVQVLLFDLSVIRYLSKNGLPVVVPSYSMEAEYELSEYIENLNTFSQGNREQMEHAAETLGKMHRILKDFVPEGKKNWKREFMSSEIKTELLKTINKHPKIFYKQETVSKCIELLDTLIESFSVKNLTHSITHGDYTSANIKFKNNIVGGIFDFDWASYQNTLYDISRGLVYFCFERRQELDGNNIWSLVQPCKIDIKKIKQFISSYKKEFIFTQADAEALPSAIKEFFIGSRVRAMRKVEGTDKVRMLDKKLLDMVEAVEQEKVAIIEACK